From one bacterium genomic stretch:
- a CDS encoding DUF86 domain-containing protein: MKKRPEPFFLHMLDSIGRIESYVGRMKEPAFIRDAKTQDAVIRQLEIIGEAAGRIPSNAVQDSPIPWKAIVGMRNRLIHDYLGVDLAIVWKTVKSELPKLKAYLKTKI, encoded by the coding sequence ATGAAGAAGCGGCCTGAACCCTTTTTTCTCCACATGCTGGACTCGATCGGCCGGATCGAGTCATACGTCGGCCGCATGAAGGAGCCAGCATTCATTCGAGACGCCAAGACACAGGATGCGGTCATCCGGCAGCTGGAAATCATCGGCGAGGCAGCGGGCAGAATCCCATCGAATGCGGTCCAGGACTCCCCAATCCCATGGAAGGCGATCGTGGGCATGCGCAACCGCCTGATCCACGACTACCTAGGCGTTGACCTTGCGATCGTCTGGAAGACGGTGAAGAGCGAACTTCCGAAACTCAAGGCGTATCTAAAGACAAAAATCTGA
- a CDS encoding type II toxin-antitoxin system Phd/YefM family antitoxin has protein sequence MKSITATDAKKRLLELIRDSDESFERYLITRNGEPRAVLMSVDDYEGWIETMEIMSDKEAMEEIRKARQDLDAGKGIPFEKVLEKIRG, from the coding sequence ATGAAATCCATAACCGCAACCGATGCAAAGAAGAGGCTCCTCGAATTGATACGTGACTCGGACGAGAGCTTCGAGCGCTACCTCATAACCAGAAACGGGGAGCCCAGGGCTGTGCTCATGTCAGTGGACGACTACGAGGGCTGGATCGAGACGATGGAGATCATGAGCGATAAGGAAGCGATGGAAGAGATAAGAAAGGCACGTCAGGATCTCGATGCAGGCAAGGGCATCCCATTTGAAAAGGTCTTGGAGAAGATTCGTGGCTAG
- a CDS encoding type II toxin-antitoxin system RelE/ParE family toxin, protein MARYKIVFTPLAESQFMALPKFVRPRMAHAIAKLTDNPFLGKQLKAELSDYRSFRVGDYRIVYFVRKSVVQIEIIRIAHRKEAYR, encoded by the coding sequence GTGGCTAGATACAAGATAGTCTTTACACCCCTTGCGGAGAGCCAGTTCATGGCCCTGCCGAAATTTGTGCGGCCGCGCATGGCTCACGCAATCGCAAAGCTCACCGACAACCCGTTTCTTGGAAAGCAACTCAAGGCCGAGCTTTCCGACTACCGTTCATTCAGAGTCGGCGATTACCGCATTGTCTACTTCGTCCGCAAAAGCGTCGTCCAGATTGAGATCATCCGCATAGCCCATAGAAAAGAAGCCTATAGATAA
- a CDS encoding M23 family metallopeptidase, whose product MRSAAIILMFFVSLVARMACADIRIDEHVHSRDISGSGFLLIEDPASMIVPPARFELMPLLAPAEGRVTSMFGVRRDPINGRRAAHAGMDIARSEGAPVCAAAAGRVGFAGLISGCGITAILDHGAGLETRYCHMDSLGVRQGQVVAQGQRIGKIGATGRATGPHLHFEVRQDGIPIDPAEHLYY is encoded by the coding sequence ATGAGATCAGCCGCAATCATCCTGATGTTCTTCGTGTCCCTAGTTGCGCGCATGGCGTGCGCCGATATCCGGATCGATGAACACGTGCACTCGAGGGATATCTCAGGGAGCGGATTTCTTTTGATTGAAGACCCGGCGTCGATGATCGTGCCCCCCGCGCGATTTGAGCTCATGCCTCTGCTTGCGCCTGCAGAGGGCAGGGTGACCTCGATGTTCGGGGTACGCAGAGACCCGATCAACGGCAGGAGGGCTGCGCATGCCGGCATGGACATCGCCCGCAGCGAAGGCGCGCCGGTGTGTGCTGCGGCCGCGGGCAGGGTCGGATTCGCGGGGCTGATCTCCGGCTGCGGGATCACCGCGATCCTGGATCACGGCGCAGGGCTTGAGACCCGCTATTGTCACATGGATTCGCTCGGAGTGAGGCAGGGGCAGGTGGTGGCGCAGGGACAGAGGATAGGGAAGATCGGCGCCACCGGCCGCGCCACGGGTCCACACCTGCACTTCGAGGTCCGCCAGGACGGAATCCCGATCGATCCCGCGGAACATCTGTATTACTGA
- a CDS encoding sigma 54-interacting transcriptional regulator: MLEIALQRAGKMLLRQPIGTEPVSVGRSSESTIRLLDPDISREHCRIEWRDGALIVQDLSTNGMLVNGERTKEARIDAGDRIAVGPWNLVIETTVDAVPVRTIAAEPHATQVLAFDPASKRLSTRRVEFIVRTPEQAPLKKRTAKAEIIIGHHASCDVAVADPYVSRRHCKLVMDGDRVKIVDLASTNGLFVNATRVTQAAMDRQGSFTIGRSTVYYRVFSDAEELVPSNSEKLGEMVGRSRAMREVFALIARAAPSDAPVMITGESGTGKELAAREVHRLSRRNRGPFVAINCGALPAGIIEGQLFGHERGAFTGAVERTPGLIEQAGGGTLFLDEIGEMELPMQTKLLRVLEDKKIRRIGGQQEIDADFRLVCATNRNLRDMAKEGKFREDLLFRIHVIPVDIPSLRERPEDIEPLASHFLTSLAKEGRSPSLSDDAIEALRGHPWMGNARELRNALERTLIFCDHDVIERKDIFLSFMGPRKGHKGRLREQERAYLIEVINECKGNISQSARRLGIARTSMQAKMRRFKIEIPGQ; the protein is encoded by the coding sequence ATGTTGGAGATCGCGCTCCAGCGCGCAGGCAAGATGCTCCTCAGGCAGCCGATCGGGACCGAACCCGTCTCCGTCGGCCGCTCCTCTGAAAGCACCATCAGACTTCTCGACCCGGACATCTCCAGGGAACACTGCAGGATCGAATGGCGCGACGGCGCGCTCATCGTGCAGGATCTCTCGACCAACGGCATGCTCGTCAACGGCGAGCGCACGAAGGAAGCGCGCATAGACGCGGGGGACCGCATAGCAGTCGGCCCCTGGAACCTCGTCATCGAGACCACGGTCGACGCGGTGCCTGTGCGCACCATCGCGGCAGAGCCGCACGCGACGCAGGTGCTGGCGTTCGACCCGGCCAGCAAGAGGCTCTCGACCAGGCGCGTGGAGTTCATAGTCCGCACGCCGGAGCAGGCCCCTCTCAAGAAGCGCACTGCAAAGGCCGAGATCATCATCGGTCACCACGCCTCCTGCGACGTGGCGGTGGCCGATCCGTACGTATCGCGCCGCCACTGCAAGCTCGTCATGGACGGCGACAGGGTGAAGATCGTGGACCTCGCCTCGACCAACGGCCTCTTCGTGAACGCCACGCGCGTGACCCAGGCGGCCATGGACAGGCAGGGTTCGTTCACAATCGGCAGATCGACCGTGTACTACCGCGTCTTCTCCGACGCCGAAGAGCTCGTGCCCTCCAACTCGGAGAAGCTCGGCGAGATGGTGGGACGCTCAAGGGCCATGCGCGAAGTCTTCGCACTGATCGCGCGCGCCGCCCCCTCGGACGCGCCGGTCATGATCACGGGCGAGAGCGGCACCGGCAAAGAGCTGGCCGCGCGCGAGGTGCACAGGCTCTCGCGCAGGAACCGCGGGCCGTTCGTCGCGATAAACTGCGGCGCGCTTCCGGCGGGCATCATCGAGGGCCAGCTCTTCGGACACGAGCGCGGCGCGTTCACCGGCGCCGTGGAGCGCACACCGGGCCTCATCGAGCAGGCGGGCGGCGGCACGCTGTTCCTGGACGAGATCGGCGAGATGGAGCTCCCCATGCAAACCAAGCTCCTGCGCGTGCTCGAAGACAAAAAGATCAGACGCATCGGCGGCCAGCAGGAGATAGACGCGGACTTCAGGCTCGTCTGCGCGACCAACCGCAACCTTCGCGACATGGCCAAAGAGGGGAAATTCCGCGAGGACCTGCTCTTCCGCATCCACGTCATCCCGGTCGACATCCCTTCGCTGCGCGAGCGGCCCGAAGACATCGAACCGCTCGCCTCCCACTTCCTGACCTCCCTGGCAAAGGAGGGCCGCAGCCCCAGTCTCAGCGACGACGCGATCGAAGCGTTGCGAGGGCACCCCTGGATGGGCAACGCGCGCGAGCTCAGGAACGCGTTGGAGAGGACGCTCATCTTCTGCGACCACGACGTTATCGAGCGAAAAGATATTTTTCTCTCATTCATGGGGCCAAGGAAAGGCCACAAGGGCAGGCTGCGCGAACAGGAGCGGGCCTACCTCATAGAGGTGATCAACGAGTGCAAAGGCAACATATCTCAGAGCGCGCGCAGGCTCGGCATCGCGCGCACCAGCATGCAGGCTAAGATGCGCAGGTTCAAGATCGAAATCCCCGGTCAGTGA
- a CDS encoding valine--tRNA ligase produces MKELPKAYEHKEVEARWYEAWERSGAFHAPDSPKAKPYCIVIPPPNVTGALHMGHGLNNTLQDVLIRYKRMDGFAALWQPGTDHAGIATQNVVERELLKSEGKRRQQIGREALIERIWKWREQYGDRILTQLRALGASCDWERTRFTLDEGLTRAVRECFVRLYDEGLIYRGKYIVNWCPRCRTALADDEVDHKDEKGSLWHIKYPMVEGAGHVTVATTRPETMLGDTAVAVNPKDERYTHLIGKLVHLPETGRRIPIVADDFVDSSFGTGAVKVTPAHDPNDFMIGERHNLPRINVMNEDATMSDEAPEKYRGLTRDDCRDVLVQELESQGLIDKIEDHLHAVGHCYRCHTTIEPWLSDQWFVRMRGLAGDAIKIQENTEKKIHFHPDRWESFYLQWLENARDWCISRQIWWGHRIPVWYCTNPSDGNQRTNCPPIVARDTPTKCPHCGGTNLVQDEDVLDTWFSSALWPFSTLGWPEETAPLASYYPTATLVTDRGIIYFWVARMVMMGLKMMGDVPFSDVYIHGTILDEQGRKMSKSLGNGIDPIDVIDKYGADAMRYSLMVLSTEGQDLKLSESKFEMGRNFCNKLWNAARFAMMNLEDIPDKAPADKLLNLADRWILNRLSHVTLNMREALDDFKFSVAAQTLYQFVWNEFCDWYVEAAKLHLNDKDNPEARAATQHTLRRVLTDILKLAHPFLPFITEEIWGHLMPEEEMLITSHYPKAEKPRFEDEADAFSAAIMEPVEAIRNIRGESNVDPKKRIPVAIAAFHDKHMAKLSEEAPRYVEHLARVDRLVSVSAGHEPEETKKAATGVTQSQTTYIPYAGLIDIEAERARLSKEIARAESEIEAVDRKLGNESFTARAPSEIVDRERAKKQEAEARLEKLRKALAALG; encoded by the coding sequence TTGAAGGAACTGCCAAAAGCATACGAGCACAAAGAGGTGGAGGCGCGTTGGTACGAGGCGTGGGAACGATCGGGCGCCTTCCACGCGCCGGATTCGCCGAAGGCCAAGCCCTACTGCATCGTCATCCCGCCGCCCAACGTGACGGGCGCGCTCCACATGGGGCACGGGCTCAACAACACATTGCAGGACGTGCTCATCCGCTACAAGCGCATGGACGGCTTCGCGGCGCTCTGGCAACCGGGGACCGACCACGCGGGCATCGCCACGCAAAACGTGGTCGAGCGCGAGCTCCTCAAGTCCGAGGGCAAGCGCCGCCAGCAGATCGGCCGCGAGGCGCTGATCGAACGCATCTGGAAGTGGCGCGAGCAGTACGGCGACAGGATTCTCACGCAGCTGCGCGCGCTCGGCGCATCCTGCGACTGGGAACGCACTCGATTCACGCTCGACGAGGGACTCACGCGCGCGGTCCGCGAGTGCTTTGTGCGTCTCTACGACGAGGGGCTGATCTATCGCGGCAAATACATAGTGAACTGGTGCCCGCGCTGCCGCACCGCGCTCGCCGACGACGAGGTGGATCACAAGGACGAAAAAGGAAGCCTCTGGCACATCAAATACCCCATGGTCGAGGGCGCGGGCCACGTGACCGTCGCAACGACGCGTCCGGAGACCATGCTCGGCGACACCGCCGTGGCGGTGAACCCGAAGGACGAGCGCTACACGCACTTGATAGGAAAGCTCGTGCACCTGCCCGAGACCGGGCGCAGGATTCCGATCGTGGCGGACGACTTCGTGGATTCCTCATTCGGCACCGGCGCGGTAAAGGTGACTCCTGCTCACGATCCCAACGACTTCATGATAGGCGAGCGGCACAATCTCCCGCGCATCAACGTGATGAACGAAGACGCGACCATGAGCGACGAGGCGCCCGAAAAATACCGGGGTCTTACGCGCGACGATTGCAGGGACGTGCTCGTGCAGGAGCTGGAGAGTCAGGGGCTGATCGATAAAATCGAGGACCACTTGCATGCAGTGGGCCACTGCTACCGATGCCATACGACGATCGAGCCGTGGCTCTCTGACCAGTGGTTCGTGAGGATGAGGGGACTGGCAGGCGACGCAATCAAAATTCAAGAAAACACGGAGAAAAAGATTCACTTTCACCCCGACCGCTGGGAATCCTTCTACCTACAGTGGCTCGAAAACGCGCGCGACTGGTGCATCTCCCGCCAGATCTGGTGGGGACATCGGATACCGGTGTGGTACTGCACCAATCCGTCCGACGGCAACCAGAGGACGAATTGTCCTCCGATAGTGGCGCGCGACACGCCGACCAAGTGTCCCCATTGCGGCGGCACAAACCTCGTACAGGACGAAGACGTGCTCGACACGTGGTTCTCCTCTGCACTCTGGCCCTTCTCCACGCTCGGCTGGCCCGAAGAGACGGCACCGCTCGCCTCATATTACCCGACCGCCACCCTCGTCACCGACCGCGGCATCATCTACTTCTGGGTCGCGCGCATGGTGATGATGGGGCTCAAGATGATGGGAGACGTCCCCTTCTCGGACGTCTACATCCACGGAACGATACTCGACGAGCAGGGCCGCAAGATGTCGAAGTCGCTCGGCAACGGAATAGACCCGATCGACGTTATCGACAAGTACGGCGCCGACGCGATGAGATACTCGCTCATGGTGCTATCCACCGAAGGCCAGGACTTAAAGCTCAGCGAATCCAAGTTCGAGATGGGCCGCAACTTCTGCAACAAACTCTGGAACGCGGCTCGCTTCGCGATGATGAACCTGGAGGACATTCCGGACAAAGCGCCGGCCGACAAACTCCTCAACCTCGCGGACCGCTGGATATTGAACCGCCTCTCTCACGTCACGCTCAACATGCGCGAGGCGCTGGACGACTTCAAATTCAGCGTGGCGGCTCAGACCCTGTATCAATTCGTGTGGAACGAGTTCTGCGACTGGTACGTGGAGGCTGCGAAGCTGCACCTGAACGACAAGGACAACCCCGAAGCCAGAGCAGCCACGCAGCACACGCTGAGGCGCGTGCTCACGGACATCCTAAAACTCGCGCACCCCTTCCTCCCCTTCATCACCGAGGAAATATGGGGGCATCTCATGCCCGAAGAGGAGATGCTGATCACATCGCATTATCCGAAGGCCGAAAAACCTCGCTTCGAAGACGAGGCGGATGCGTTCAGCGCCGCGATCATGGAGCCTGTGGAGGCGATCCGCAACATCCGAGGCGAGAGCAACGTGGACCCTAAGAAGCGCATACCCGTTGCGATAGCAGCTTTCCACGACAAGCACATGGCAAAGCTCTCCGAAGAGGCGCCGCGATACGTGGAACACCTGGCGCGCGTGGATCGGCTCGTCTCGGTGAGCGCAGGCCATGAGCCCGAGGAGACCAAGAAGGCGGCGACCGGCGTCACACAGAGCCAGACAACCTACATCCCGTACGCGGGTCTGATCGACATCGAAGCCGAGCGCGCCAGACTCTCAAAGGAGATCGCGCGCGCCGAGTCCGAGATTGAAGCGGTGGATCGAAAACTCGGCAACGAGTCGTTCACAGCCAGGGCGCCCTCAGAGATCGTGGATCGCGAGCGCGCCAAGAAGCAAGAAGCAGAGGCCCGCCTCGAGAAATTGAGAAAGGCCCTCGCTGCATTGGGATAA
- a CDS encoding GSU2403 family nucleotidyltransferase fold protein produces the protein MERMDLAVRTLCAEFREAALARVEMERGMHAEGTFARKRVKGATYWYMQRYEDGVAKQVYFGPSNPNNDTKVEAARAKALDRKKALSELVKKEQRLAAMLRRGGLPSLDRREAQALSALSDAGLAHKHGVLIGTQAFAAYSCLLGAIFAGSSLRTNDIDIVSEPTISVALPRSVDILAILRKTGLNFHEVPALSAKYPSSSFLSAEGLRVDLLTPLAGRPRGNVKLPNISGAGATPLPFLDFLIKDAIDAVLIGPGKGIAVTVPNPARFAVHKLAIAARRPSSEAAKTQKDLEQAAELIAVLAEERPTELATALRSVARIGGKFKSYLEKGRKMLPAAVVALL, from the coding sequence ATGGAGAGAATGGATCTGGCGGTGAGGACGCTCTGCGCCGAATTCCGCGAGGCGGCGCTGGCGAGAGTCGAAATGGAGCGCGGGATGCACGCCGAGGGGACCTTTGCCCGAAAGCGCGTCAAGGGAGCCACCTACTGGTACATGCAGCGCTACGAGGATGGGGTCGCAAAACAGGTCTACTTCGGGCCATCAAATCCAAATAACGACACAAAGGTGGAGGCAGCCAGGGCCAAGGCGCTGGATAGGAAGAAAGCCCTCAGCGAACTCGTCAAGAAAGAGCAGAGACTTGCGGCGATGCTCCGCCGAGGGGGCCTGCCCTCGCTCGACCGCCGAGAGGCCCAGGCGCTCTCGGCGCTTTCGGACGCAGGGCTCGCCCACAAACACGGAGTGTTGATAGGCACTCAAGCCTTTGCAGCCTACTCCTGTCTTTTGGGCGCAATCTTCGCAGGCAGCTCGCTCAGGACGAACGACATAGACATCGTGAGCGAGCCGACCATCTCAGTTGCGCTCCCCAGGTCGGTGGATATTCTCGCCATCCTCCGAAAGACCGGACTCAACTTTCACGAGGTCCCGGCACTCTCCGCAAAATATCCTTCGTCTTCCTTTCTCTCCGCTGAGGGGCTCAGGGTAGATCTGCTCACTCCGCTTGCGGGAAGGCCGCGCGGAAACGTGAAGCTCCCGAACATAAGCGGCGCGGGCGCGACACCGCTGCCCTTTCTCGATTTCCTGATCAAGGATGCGATCGACGCGGTCCTGATCGGGCCGGGCAAGGGTATAGCGGTCACAGTGCCTAACCCCGCCCGCTTTGCCGTGCACAAGCTCGCGATCGCCGCGCGCAGGCCCTCGTCTGAGGCCGCCAAGACGCAAAAGGATCTGGAACAGGCAGCGGAGCTCATCGCCGTACTCGCCGAGGAGAGACCTACGGAGCTCGCCACAGCACTCCGTAGCGTTGCGCGTATCGGAGGTAAATTCAAATCATACCTGGAAAAGGGAAGGAAGATGCTGCCGGCTGCAGTTGTTGCCCTGCTGTGA
- the nadC gene encoding carboxylating nicotinate-nucleotide diphosphorylase: MNKLDQLIQMAIEEDVGSGDITAQATVPASLEAAGYISAKQTLVLAGLDTARRVFEAIDSNVTWQTRAADGDLCKTGDVLATVEGSAHSLLAAERIALNFLMRLCGIATLARKFADAVAGTNTIVLDTRKTAPGYRELEKHAAKMGGCQNHRMGLYDRFLIKNNHIAAAGSICNAVKLAINARKPDQKIEIETCTLDQVKEALDCKADIVMLDNMTVHQMREAVKLAAGRAKLEVSGNVTLANVRAYAETGVDFISVGAITHSAPAADINMTIEISQ, from the coding sequence ATGAACAAACTGGACCAACTCATACAGATGGCCATCGAGGAGGACGTGGGAAGCGGCGACATCACGGCCCAGGCCACAGTGCCGGCCTCGCTCGAGGCCGCAGGATACATCAGCGCAAAGCAAACGCTCGTCCTCGCCGGGCTCGACACCGCGCGCCGCGTCTTCGAGGCCATTGACTCCAATGTGACGTGGCAGACGCGGGCAGCCGACGGGGACCTCTGCAAGACGGGCGATGTGCTCGCCACGGTTGAGGGGAGCGCTCACTCGCTGCTCGCTGCAGAGCGAATCGCGCTCAACTTTCTCATGCGCCTGTGCGGAATCGCCACCCTGGCGAGAAAGTTCGCGGATGCAGTCGCAGGAACGAACACGATCGTGCTCGACACCAGGAAGACCGCGCCCGGCTACCGCGAGCTCGAGAAGCACGCGGCCAAGATGGGCGGGTGCCAGAACCACCGTATGGGACTCTACGACCGCTTCCTCATCAAGAACAATCACATCGCGGCCGCAGGCTCGATCTGCAACGCAGTGAAGCTCGCGATCAACGCAAGAAAACCGGACCAGAAGATCGAGATCGAGACGTGCACGCTGGACCAGGTCAAAGAGGCGCTCGATTGCAAAGCAGATATCGTGATGCTGGACAACATGACCGTCCATCAGATGCGCGAGGCGGTGAAGCTGGCGGCAGGCCGCGCGAAGCTCGAGGTCTCGGGCAACGTGACGCTCGCCAACGTGCGCGCCTATGCCGAGACAGGCGTGGACTTCATCTCGGTCGGCGCCATCACCCACTCCGCCCCTGCGGCGGATATAAACATGACAATCGAAATCAGCCAGTGA
- a CDS encoding malic enzyme-like NAD(P)-binding protein — MEKRNLKDDALRYHREGRPGKIEISITKPCATQRDLSLAYTPGVAEPCREIERDPTLAYEYTARGNLIAVVSNGTAVLGLGDIGPLAGKPVMEGKALLFKRFADVDAFDIEVDEKDPAKLIQIVKSLEPTFGGINLEDIKAPECFEIERALIEAMDIPVFHDDQHGTAIITTAGLMNALEITGRRAGEIKVVFSGAGAAAVSCARMIESLGVPVDNIYMCDRKGMITHDRAEQEPWRGRFAKRSGPADLAACMKGADVFVGLSAGGVVSKEMVKSMAARPIIFAMANPDPEIMPEDARAAKPDAIIATGRSDYPNQINNVLGFPFIFRGALDVRARRISEGMKMAASRSLAALAKEPVSKSICDAYKVDRIEFGVDYIIPKPIDPRVLLWEAPAVANAACDEGFARKPIKDIELYKKSLAARLKITG, encoded by the coding sequence ATGGAAAAGCGAAATTTAAAGGACGACGCCTTGCGATATCATCGCGAGGGCAGGCCGGGCAAGATCGAGATAAGCATCACCAAGCCATGCGCCACCCAGCGCGACCTCTCGCTCGCGTACACGCCCGGCGTGGCCGAGCCCTGCCGCGAGATCGAGCGCGACCCCACCCTCGCGTACGAGTACACGGCGCGCGGAAATCTCATCGCCGTGGTCAGCAACGGCACCGCGGTGCTGGGGCTGGGCGATATCGGGCCGCTCGCCGGCAAACCAGTGATGGAGGGCAAGGCGCTCCTCTTCAAACGCTTCGCAGACGTTGATGCGTTCGACATAGAAGTGGATGAGAAGGACCCTGCCAAACTCATTCAGATCGTGAAGTCGCTGGAGCCCACCTTCGGCGGCATAAACCTCGAGGACATCAAGGCGCCCGAGTGCTTCGAGATCGAGCGTGCGCTCATCGAGGCGATGGATATCCCGGTATTCCACGACGACCAGCACGGCACTGCGATCATCACCACCGCCGGTCTCATGAACGCGCTTGAGATCACGGGCCGCAGGGCAGGGGAGATCAAGGTGGTCTTCTCCGGCGCCGGCGCCGCCGCTGTCTCGTGCGCGCGCATGATCGAGTCGCTCGGCGTGCCCGTGGACAATATTTACATGTGCGACCGCAAGGGGATGATCACCCACGACCGCGCCGAGCAGGAGCCCTGGCGCGGCCGCTTTGCCAAACGCTCCGGCCCCGCGGACCTCGCCGCGTGCATGAAGGGGGCGGACGTGTTCGTCGGCCTCTCTGCGGGCGGGGTGGTGTCAAAGGAGATGGTGAAGTCTATGGCTGCGCGGCCGATCATATTCGCCATGGCCAACCCTGACCCGGAGATCATGCCCGAGGATGCGCGCGCTGCGAAACCGGACGCGATCATAGCCACCGGTCGCTCGGACTATCCGAACCAGATCAACAACGTGCTCGGCTTCCCGTTCATCTTCCGCGGCGCGCTCGACGTGCGCGCGCGCAGGATAAGCGAGGGGATGAAGATGGCGGCCTCTCGCTCGCTAGCAGCTCTCGCCAAGGAGCCGGTGTCCAAGTCCATATGCGACGCCTATAAGGTGGATCGCATCGAGTTCGGAGTTGATTACATCATCCCCAAGCCCATCGACCCGCGCGTGCTCCTGTGGGAGGCACCCGCGGTCGCCAATGCCGCCTGCGACGAAGGCTTCGCCCGAAAGCCGATCAAGGACATCGAGCTCTACAAGAAATCCCTCGCAGCAAGACTCAAGATCACTGGCTGA
- a CDS encoding nucleotidyltransferase domain-containing protein: MDIRARVKKLIDEQGLSVRALAEKSGVRRQSIASFLTGANLHIENLTKVLAALGQGLEIAPLSSAKGASAIESRFPVDRKALRKFCRKHGIRMFALFGSILRPDFRDQSDIDILIEFRKPVSLFDLARIEEELKTLVKTSHELDVVTPGALSPHLKNEIIKGREVLYEEAA; the protein is encoded by the coding sequence ATGGACATCAGAGCAAGGGTAAAGAAGCTGATCGACGAACAGGGGCTCTCCGTCAGGGCTCTGGCTGAGAAAAGCGGAGTGAGAAGGCAGAGCATAGCCTCGTTTCTGACCGGAGCCAACCTCCACATCGAAAATCTCACTAAGGTACTCGCAGCGTTGGGCCAGGGGCTTGAAATCGCCCCGCTCTCCTCTGCAAAGGGAGCCAGTGCGATCGAGTCGCGCTTTCCCGTCGACCGCAAGGCGTTGCGAAAGTTCTGCCGCAAACACGGCATCAGGATGTTCGCACTCTTCGGCTCGATCCTGCGCCCGGATTTTCGCGATCAGAGCGACATAGATATACTCATCGAATTCAGAAAGCCGGTATCTTTGTTTGATCTCGCCCGCATAGAGGAGGAGCTGAAGACTCTGGTGAAGACATCACACGAACTGGACGTGGTCACGCCGGGCGCCCTCTCCCCACATCTCAAGAACGAGATCATCAAGGGTCGCGAGGTGCTATATGAAGAAGCGGCCTGA
- the amrS gene encoding AmmeMemoRadiSam system radical SAM enzyme, whose translation MKEAMLYSREGDRVRCRLCRHNCLIEAGKYGICEVRYNDAGTLKSIFYAKPISMAVDPIEKKPLFHYKPGSSAFSIATPGCNFRCDFCQNWEISQYRHGDSPEVAMREVLPEAAVKNAKTHRCASISYTYTEPTIFFEYAYDIAKLAKAEGIGNCFVTNGYMTREALDLIRPYLDAANVDLKSFRKDTYRKVMKAQLDGVCDSIKYMRELGIWVEVTTLIVPGMNDDEAELKDIAHFLVEAGREIPWHISRFTPRYERTSTPPTPPATLKRAYEIGKKAGLRYVYMGNMPGDPSENTYCYSCNELLIEREGFAIGENRITHRSTCPKCDARIDGIDLSGRVK comes from the coding sequence ATGAAAGAAGCGATGCTCTACAGCAGGGAGGGCGACAGGGTACGCTGCCGCCTCTGCCGCCACAACTGTCTGATCGAGGCGGGCAAATACGGCATCTGCGAGGTGCGCTACAACGACGCGGGCACGCTGAAATCCATCTTCTATGCAAAACCCATATCAATGGCGGTGGATCCCATCGAGAAGAAGCCTCTCTTTCACTACAAGCCGGGATCGAGCGCGTTCTCGATAGCCACGCCCGGCTGCAACTTCCGCTGCGACTTCTGCCAGAACTGGGAGATATCCCAGTATCGCCACGGCGACTCGCCCGAGGTCGCGATGCGCGAGGTCCTTCCCGAGGCGGCGGTGAAGAACGCGAAGACGCACCGCTGCGCGTCGATCTCATACACCTACACCGAGCCCACGATATTCTTCGAATACGCGTACGATATCGCGAAGCTCGCGAAGGCCGAGGGAATCGGCAACTGCTTCGTGACCAACGGCTACATGACGCGCGAGGCGCTGGACTTGATCAGGCCGTATCTCGACGCGGCGAACGTGGACCTCAAGTCCTTCCGCAAGGACACCTACCGCAAGGTGATGAAGGCGCAGCTCGACGGCGTGTGCGACTCCATAAAGTACATGCGCGAGCTGGGGATCTGGGTCGAGGTCACTACGCTCATCGTGCCAGGCATGAACGACGACGAGGCGGAGCTCAAAGACATAGCGCATTTCCTGGTCGAGGCGGGCCGTGAGATCCCCTGGCACATAAGCCGCTTCACACCGCGCTACGAGCGCACGAGTACTCCGCCCACTCCTCCGGCCACGCTCAAGAGGGCGTACGAGATAGGCAAGAAGGCCGGGCTGCGCTACGTGTACATGGGGAACATGCCGGGCGACCCATCGGAGAACACGTACTGCTACAGCTGCAACGAGCTCCTGATCGAGCGCGAGGGTTTCGCCATAGGGGAAAACCGCATCACGCACAGGTCCACGTGTCCCAAGTGCGACGCGCGGATAGACGGGATAGACCTTTCAGGTCGTGTGAAATAA